The Microcoleus sp. FACHB-68 genomic interval GTTTTCCCAAGTCTGTACGAACCGTTTGGCATTGTGGCGTTAGAAAGTTTTGCGGCGCGGGTGCCGGTTGTCGTTTCAGATACCGGCGGTTTACCAGAGGTAGTACAGCACACCAAAACCGGCATCGTGACTTGGGTGAACAATTATAATTCTTTAGCCTGGGGCATTCTAGAGGTTTTGAAGAACCCAGGTTATGCCCAGTGGCTGGTTGATAATGCTTACGAGGATTTAGAACGCCGGTTTAATTGGCCAAAGCTGGCGTTACAGACTGAGGATGTCTACCGGCGGGTTGTTCAAGAGCGAGTGCAGGTGGCATGGTAAGCAAAGAATATCAATTTGTGGGGCCGGCTTCTAGCCGGTTCCTAAAAATGATAGGTAAAATGTTTAGCTTACAAAATTTATCGGCTGGTATTTTTGTTGCAGCACTCATCAATTTTCTGTTCTATCAAATAACATTTTATAAAAAACTTCTTAATATCTGCTGAGAGTTGCAAGAACACTGGACGATTTTTTCTCTAATACACAAAATCAGGTTTTTCTTGGGAGTGCCAGATCACAAATCAAAGGTAGATGATCTGAACCAATATTTTCAAGCGTTTTAGTCTCTCTAACCTTAATTTTTGAGCTAACTAAACAATGATCCAAAGGAATATAGAGTAGAGGCGATTGAGCCGGCCAAGTGGGTAAAATGCCAAAGCCGGCCCTTGTGTTATGAAGTCCGGATTTTTGGATAAACTGTTTATAATAGGGCGACCACATCGTTGCATTCAAATCTCCAACAACTAAGTGTGGATTTTTGAGCTGCTGGACATATTTACTAATTTCTTCGAGCTGTGTGTTTCGCCCGTTAAAATATTCTTGATTACTGGGAGGTAGTGGATGTGTGGAAACGATGGAAACGATTTGGTCGGAAATACTGACATTTGCCAGTAAACTCACCACATCTTCATCTGCAAAAAACTTATAAGCTGGATCGTTAAGGGCTGTTTTGCTGTATAGGGCGATACCAAAGTTATCTTCTCTGGGATAAACCAAAGAATAAGGCAAAATATCCTGAATCGCTTCTAGCTGTTTTGACCAAACTTCA includes:
- a CDS encoding endonuclease/exonuclease/phosphatase family protein — translated: MQFLQHFFKIEGWQAQVKNALLRWIIIGTVFSTLFSLTGYLGGFHRYLELTSHFKLQYLVVGCIAFIFFSVTRRKWLSLVSLFCVALNLAVIVPWYIPQPTDATVSAGTPLKVLLANVLTSNRQYSKIISLVEKNSPDIAVFLEVNEVWSKQLEAIQDILPYSLVYPREDNFGIALYSKTALNDPAYKFFADEDVVSLLANVSISDQIVSIVSTHPLPPSNQEYFNGRNTQLEEISKYVQQLKNPHLVVGDLNATMWSPYYKQFIQKSGLHNTRAGFGILPTWPAQSPLLYIPLDHCLVSSKIKVRETKTLENIGSDHLPLICDLALPRKT